A window of Colias croceus chromosome 13, ilColCroc2.1 genomic DNA:
atacatttatttatatttattattattaagagtTGAatgtagtttataaatatttgattaattttaaagaatataattattctattGTGAGATTGATTATGAATCGCGACGTTAGCTAGTTATGTTATAAGtaacaaaattcaatattcTGCTCTTATAACATAATGTaacacttataattatttccagGTCTCCCACCAGGTCGCATAATATTCTCAAATGTAGCGGCCAAAGAGGAGCATGTGAGACGAGGCCAGTTGGCTGACGTTTGCCTGGACACGCCACTGTGTAACGGACATACAACTAGCATGGATATATTGTGGACTGGCACCCCTGTGGTCACATTGCCTGGAGAGACGCTGGCTTCAAGGTAACATCTTTGTGTCTAATTGAATACATAACTTTCTTTAATGTTATGTATGCAATTTTAAATGGATatcttttttcaaaatagcTAATAGTTAACATTGTTTTGAAAATAGATAATGGTTTGGCACATTGTTTCTTATTAAACCTTTTTGgtctaaaaatgtttttcatataatactTTCGATTTGAAGCAGCACATGAAAAGGGTTTCATCATTTTCAATATCTTTGAGAGCCTTTTAACTACCCACATATTCtagaaaagttttatttttgcatgtgtgtatatttattgCAGAGTTGCGGCTTCACAATTGAACACGCTCGGATGTCCGGAACTAATTGCCCGGACACGGCAGGAGTATCAAGATATAGCTGTAAGACTAGGAACTGATAGAGAATAGTGAGTACATActcagttataataatattgttattaacaCTTATGTACTTATCTTACTCAGTgcatttttataaagataagAGCAATGTCACCTTATGATTTTGTTTAAGTgcatttgtaaataaacatttagaCAGCCTTGTGAGAAAAACAGATTTGTTCAATTGAAAAGGATATAAAAGAGTATAGTTAATTTTCTACCATCAATGTaaatttttcaacaaaaacGAGCATTTTCAGGACATAATCCGGAATTTTAACATGTATAAAAACTTCAATGATTCTCCTGTTTTCTGGCAACTACTGTATATACACGTTTTTATTACTGCTGAATTCAATATCAGCTGGAAATATAGTTTATATgtgttttcataatataatttgactCCTTTCTTCTAAGTATGATTGCAGCGAAAAGCAGAAGCATATTCtatacctattttaattttatttaaatatgactCCAGATAAAAGGGGAAAAATGTTCTATATCTAACATTGCCTATCATTCAACAGCCTCAAAGCGATCCGCGCAAAAGTGTGGGCCGCGCGCACGGAGAGCCCGCTGTTCGACTGCAAAGCCTACGCCACGGGGCTGGAGATGCTCTACAGCCGTATGTGGTCGCGGTACGCGCGCGGCGACCGCCCCGACCACGTGCAGGCGATCGACAAATAGGCACAACCACACTGCGACCTTGGGGAGGGCGCGGCCAAGAAGCGCCGCTGGTGTTGAGTGACAGTGACAAGTGACAGTGATGTGACAGTGACAGTGACAGATAGTGTCAGTGATTGTGACGCGGCGTGCGACACAGATTAAAAAGTGAGTTTTGCTTTGACAGTTCCCATTGCGCGCCATTTTGTAGATTCGACTTAGGTACTGCCGGTAGCGTTTACTATTACGGATTTTGAAATTGTGTTGTTGTAATGGTATTATTTGATTAATAGTCACGCGTATGggctatttttttataatttaagttatttttacatgTTAGAGAATcaacaaattttgttttactaaGATTCCTGTGGGATGTGATTTTCAGTTACAATGTTAGTACATGTAATAGTTCAATCTTGTTGTCCATGTAATAGtgaattattttctattgttattataaatacaatttgaacCGTCTCATAATAAATAGTAGTAAATATAATGTTGGGGTTGTTTCAATTGAAACTGTTATCCTGACTTATGTTGATTGGATTTAATAGGACAGAATTTTTCATTAGTACTTGAGTATTAAATGTGTATAGAGCTACatgtattttcaatattgtaaTAGTATGAAGACCATAATATGTTATCTTAATTCTTTACATGTTATGTTTTTCTTTCTGCTTCAGTTGTGTTAATCACATTCTTAACGAAAAGTTGTGATTGCTGGAAGCAATAAGTTATTTGCAATAAGCATTTGTGGCCTTGTAAGCATGTGCCATTAGACATTgcaataattaacatttaactTATTTCATAGGTCTTCATTTTGATTGATTAACCTGATAAAATGCATCTGAGACCTTACAGAGTATTCCTGAAAcattaaaagtaatttgatagtttaagtaaattattttgcagaagtatttttttagtagTAAGTAAAAGacacttattttaatatgatattgGAAAGGAAAGGTATCGcagtgtttaaaattatattaaaatttgatacatgtaattaggtattttaacaaaactatttggcttttaattatatacatgTTAGATGTACTGTATTATCAACTATATtcatatgaattaaattaaagaatCTCACTTAAATGTGAGAGagaatacaatgaataagtAATGTTAGATGAGCATAAAGCTACAGAGCATTTGTTATGATAATTGCaaacataggtatatttatataactgtattttcattagattattttctaaatgaaGTATTTGGTTGTTGTCTCATAGGTCTATGACCGTGCATTGCAAGCGATACTTGCAAATCTTGatgttttttaaaagaaaagagGGACACAGAAAAAATgacagttataaaaatatatacaaagtTTTAGTGTCACAACAGCTATGTTTCTAAATAATGTCACTAACATGTTGATGAAACATTGTAGTAGCTGTATTTGATGTTGGACgaaatatgtattgtttagtgaataaaatatgttcttgATTGAAACCGAACATCTAAGAAGGAGCAATCATATGTAAGACTGAATCGGAATGATATAAATATCTAGTGACCTTGCTTCTAACTCTCTggagaaaaaatgtttattcacTAGATCtaggtataatttattgaattagaTCATAATATTAGCGTAACGATTTAAACATCGAATTTAATGACTAATTCAGTTAACaactcaaaaaataaacttggTTTTGTTTGTAATTCCTCTTAGTTTTgacataagtatttttggtTTTTGGCATTTACTTTCATTAATGCAAAAAAGAACAATAATGTGACTAAGATTGTTATGTAATTTCTAAGTAGATTATGTTTGTGTGTTAAAATAATGTGATATAGTTAGGAGGTCGAGAATAAAATTCATAAGATAGGTATCCACACACATAATGCTTGCTATGTTGTTTAGGGAATAATGGACTTTTAATACCTATGATTTCCTAacacaaataaattgaaatcatTGTATAGCCGATGTggcaatttttcaataaaagatAGAAAAAAAGCTATGAAGCCTATTGAGTGCGTCTTTGATATTGTCCATTGTTCCTAATGCATTATGCCATTTTACAATAGACTAGCGTAAGTGTGAATTACCCAGTTGATTTTAGTAAATTTCCTCATTATTcacaaattgtaaatattttcctAAGTTCTAGTGTTAATTAGGgtgattaataaatatgtgaaaaaaaaaagttgttttattcAAATCCCTTTGTTTCATTTAGTAATCCTACTTACGAGCGGTTTCAGACGAAGCTtgtatgtatatgttacaggaaatgtatgtaatccgtcattgtatacaattcctaaaatcgtacggaaatgtgtgaaataaattattttatacacatttcctaggaaatctatacatttcctaaatagctatcggaaatgtaaaacatttaagatattgatatgtcgcaggcaagggttggactaaagcaaagggggcgcaggacttaaaatgtttttgatggagttggtgtcattataacacctatttattattgttttatctagtgatgcaacgaatacgaatacgaatattcgtattcgccgaatagtagacatttaccgaatattcgtattcggcgaatataccaatatttaaaaacgaatatttttgtacgcaACTGTATTTACTACAGATTTAAAAATCGCGCGTAACAATATGACGTGTGCAGAGACTGCTGATCCACCTGGCCTTTTGGCGAGAAGATGTCCATTTTCCAAGTCAGAAAAAACTCGCCCAAAAATTTCAACAGCGACTTTTTTCAACAGCTGGAAACATCCAGACTGAAAAAAAATCGCCTAAAACCAGAAAATCTACGAATTTtatgtttcttaaataaaaatttgcctattgtaaattttaattattataagagtaaacattcattaaataaataagtctttTATTACGAAGGCgagatattcgtattcgtattcgtattcgccaCACTGTggtattcgccgaatagtaggtttgatattcgtattcgtattcgtattcgtaaaagtagtattcgttgcatcactagttttatcgtaaagattacgcttatataagcatgttttataggaacaacttttctctaaaatcaaaaatagccgagatattcgccctcaaagttaggttaggtttaggttaggttagccgttaggttaggttaggttaggtttgttaaaaaaaactacacagaaataggagccccgcgAAGCGGGGCTCCGTCGACGAAGATCGAACGAtcgaagataataaataatatgaacataatattattacaattttacggtatgactgttacccgattgtatcaataagagctataataaaaaaaataacaacgtgttttattacaaaaagcatttactttacacatttcctaatacgatataggaattgtatacaattcctaggaagattatacatttcctaggatatgcatgcattaaatagttttataaacaatattttatacatttcctaaatggtatcggaattgtacacatttcctaggaattgtatacaattccttgatttcatacatttccggtaacatatacacTATACAAGCTTAGAAGCACGATACGTTGTAACGAATCGTACATATTCACAATACCACTGGGTCCATTGGTTCGAGTGAACTCGCCGAAATGTGCCCTTACTCGCGAGTCCGATTTTTGAAGCGAGGAGCGCGCGTGTAAGCTCGTATGCTGAAACGACCGTATTTGCGTAGAAAAATACGCTAGTCTGAAATAGCTCTAATATGTTGTGTGTAATTCATTAGaatatgacataataattacattcaGCTATTGTTTATTCGTATAGAGGCAGAATCGTAGTATAAAATTGACCCTAagccacagaatacataatagtagctaaacgctacctAAGCTAAAAGCTTCGCGAATAAACTTTTGGTATGTAAGCGAACCGAACGGCGCTAGATGGCGTTGCataaaatatcttgaaaagTTTGGAATCCACACATACTACTAAAGTAAACCTATTTATTCTTTgctattaggtacctatattttataaattgtaaatgaaACACAAATTCCTTCATTCTATccttttgtaaaatatataggtagtcAAAACAATTGATTTTCTTGaaaaattgataatttttcaaaacaatCAATTGATTGGACAAGCAGAATTAATCTAGTaacacaataaatacatatacttaataatacataaaactttcataataataattataattcctTAGATATTAAGTCTGTCTTTCGTTCATGTTTATGTAGTTTATGTATACATCGAGGCCACATTATCTTTACTagggttattgtaaatttgccacaaagTTAATTCGTCACGTTTTTAAAACTCCATACATTGAAAGTAAATTCGTCACATGCCTTAAAAAGTATGTGTAAGTTCGTCACAGGTATATTcgggttattgtaaatttgccacaagTAGTAAAGTACCGCCAGCAAGCAAGGCAAGTGAATTATACCTTTCAGCCTGCGATGAAACCAGCAATATaatgatttacattttaatattacagtcATCATTCACATAAGGTAAATTCATCAATAACATAaggtaaattcattatttagtcAAATTGATTTGCgctttttaaaagtttgaaatgattttttatgtattagaatttttatttttatggaaaacGAAAGttgacttataaaaataattaatgtgattttaactgtgatttattaattgtcATGATCATGAAACGCGCTAGTCTGTTTgagttttgatttttatttgctttgtgtttttctaatattataggatatgatttaagtaaagtaagtaagtaagcaATATCTTTACTTGttaataaaagaataatattttatccttatttttataggattgttataaatattgtagagCCGCTTTTAGTTCattgcattttaaaaatatttataaagagaaCTGTGATTTTTACGATTACCTATGTAGAATAATATAGAtgttaagtaatattttttataactgttgtatatttttagaacattCAGGGTGTAAGTGACAGTCTTTCGAAAACTTTGATCATGGACTCAGGTCATCTTTCTGAGCAACTTTCCCAAAGAAACCATATTgcggaaatgaaaaaaaaaattcggcttcccatacaaaattttcgagtGAGATGCTAATTTTGTATGGGaggttgaaattttttttttcatttccacAATATGCTTTCTTTGAGAAAATTGCTCAGAATGATTCCATGGTTAAAGTTTTCGGGAGGCTGTCccttacaccctgtatacaaaataggtgaaaaatattttatccttatttttatacgattgtgataaatattagttatagtgaagtgaagtcccatgtccccaagtggggtaaggggcagatgcattacacatctgtttcactgatcgattttctttagggacaagtaggtgatcagccttctgtgtcctgccagaccgagacatttttttttcttcgtctccaccgtgaatcgaacccaggacccctcggttttacgctcacgcgtcaaccactgtacgaAGGAGGCGGTCTAATTAGTTATAGAGCCGCTCtcatttcattacattttaaaaatatttatagagagaACTGTGATTTTTTACCATTACCTATGTAGAATAATgtagatattagatatttcTTAAGTAATACTCTTTATAACTGCTGTGAATTTTTAGAACATATACAAAATAGATGTTCCTTGGTTTTTAGCAAAATTTAACTTTGTTATGCTTTTCCTTATGTTTTTACAAAGTCCATCGCCATCCAAAttgacattttaaattaatttattgtttaatttttttgctatCTGTACTTAAATTATCGATGTGAcgaatttacaatacttgatattaaatcgtgacgaattaactttaaaaaaataaaagtgtggcaaatttacacatacttttttaggtgacgaattaactttgtggcaaatttacaataaccccTTTACTATTAATGCCTTTATATTATAGAGTTTTATGTCTGGTAGAGTTTTCGAATAAATGTAGAGTCAATATGTTTAGTAGAGTTAAAAGCAAAAAAGTAAGtacaatacatttataaaacaaaagacGACGACgaaaaagtaaattgtaatagaCAAGTAAGTATTTTCTACAACATATAGCTACAAATAATAGGcaaaaatgattttaacaTCTTAACATTTTTCTGGGTATTTCAatagataagaaaaaaaaaacttatttatcatacctacataggtattataatatcgTAATATCTCTAGATAGGCACATATAGGATAGATATATCAATGCATGGCAAGGCATGGCATTGTCTTCCTATTTACCTACAGGAAACTTAGTTTATAGTTATGGAATGCAGTTCTTTCAGTATACGCATGTTACCTGGCAAATCGGAATTTAAAAGAACATAGAGCCTATGGTTTAAGAATAAGTTTGTTCAGTAAAACTAAACCTTACCggttaggtatattaaatgGTTTTAACGGCCGTAACAtgtaactaaatattttttcatctaATACCATAAATACGGGGACTATTTGATATGCGGCAATAGAAATGCGATGGTGCGACCCATTCCCTCGCTAGTTGCCGCGCATTCATGGCGTTTCATTGTACGCGGCAGTCGCGGGTCCGCCGCCGAAGGGGGATCGCGTCTATACTTTACAATGAGACTCGTGCATCGCTCTTTTTATCCCACACAAATTCGTTGTAATCGAAACGTATCCCCGTACAAATCGCGCGTCGTGTTTTAATATGATCACACGTGAAAAACGAACTAAACTTTCATTCATAAAAACAAGTTGACAAGTGAAAATGAAATGGACAAAGTGCggtttaaaatgataattagCGTGATATTCTTTTGTTTAGTGATGGGCGCGGCGCTCACGGGAGCGCCTGACGCTGCAGATGCTTGTGTTCGAGTGGCCGGCAAGAACGGTGTGGAGTGCAATGTACGGACGCTGTCGTCAGACCGGGACGTGGTCGGTTCGATGCACTCGGATGGCGCGGAGCAGCTTGCAGTCCACTGCGGCTCGGAACTGCTTGAAAGTACGCTAAAGGACCACCAGTTTAGCAAAATGAAGGACTTGGCAGAGATCACCATTTCTAATTGTAAAATTCTCCGCCTCCCTGGAAATGTGTTCGAAGGTCTACGCGGTTTGAAGTCGCTGCAGTTACGCACCATGAATAATGAATGGGGCTATAATAAGGAGATGGAGATGTCTTTCGGCGCATTCAACGGTCTCAGGGAGTTACATACTTTGGACTTGGGACATAACAATATCAGAAAAATACCATCTGACTTATTTTGCGCCttggaaaatataatttctttgaatttaaCTCGCAATAAGATAAAGTTTGTCGATGAATTGGGTTTCGGTCACAAATGTGGTTCCACCTTGCAGACTATTGATCTGAGCTACAACGACATCATGTCTCTACCAGCTGATTCCGAAATACTACACTTGCGACGACTCACACAACTTTACTtgcaaaacaataaaataagcGAATTGCCCGCAGGAGTTTTCAGTGACCTTCTATCGTTAAAAGTTGTAAATCTCTCAGACAACGCTATAAATTATCTACCAGAAGGTTTATTTCAAAACACGAGGGAAATTCGTGAAATTTATATGAGAAACAATGAACTGGAAATATTACCCAAAAGAATATTTAACAGGTTGGATCAGTTACTTGTTTTAGATCTTTCAGTGAATAAATTGAGGGGCGACCACATAGAAGATGAAACGTTTGGCGGTCTAATAAGATTAATCGTGCTCGACCTGTCTCACAATGCTATCGCTCGAATCTCACAGAATATGTTCAAAGATCTGTTCTTTTTGCAGAaccttaatttaattaataactcaATAGGGTACATTGAAGATAATGCATTTTCAccactttttaatttacatactCTGAATTTAGGTTTAAACAAACTCAGAACAATTGAAGATCATATGTTTAATGGACTTTTTATACTGAACAAATTAAAccttaacaataatttattggcGTACGTCAGCGAAAACGCGTTTAAAAATTGCTCCGATTTAAAAGAATTAGATTTGAGTTCAAACAAATTAACCAACGTTCCCCAAGCTATATTACAGTTACCGTTTTTGAAGTCATTAGACTTGGGTGAAAATTTATTAACGGAAATTACGAACAGTTCGTTTCAAAATTTATCACAGTTAACTGGTTTGCGTTTAATCGAAAATCAAATTGGAAACCTCACAGCGGGCATGTTCTGGGGAATGCCTAGCCTGCAAGTACTTAATTTggcgaaaaataaaatacagtcCATCGGTACTGAAACGTTTCAAAGAAATTCGCAATTGGAAGCCGTTCGGCTCGATGGTAACTTCATTTCGGACATAAATGGAGTATTTGTATCTTTGACGAAGTTGTTATGGCTTAATCTGTCGGAAAATCATTTAGTTTGGTTTGATTATGCCTTTGTGCCGCCCAATTTGAAATGGCTAGATATTCACGCTAATTTTATCGAAATTCtgggtaattattataaaattcaaagCGAGCTACGCGTAAAGACGTTAGACGCGAGCCACAATCGGATCGTAGCTTTATCGGCAATGTCTATTCCAAATAGCATTGAATTGTTGTTTGTGAACAATAATGAAATAACGACTATTGAACCAGATACGTTTGTCGACAAAACAAATCTGACGCGTGTGGACATGTACGCTAATAAAATTGAGACATTGGACGCGAATAGTTTACGCATCGCGAGATTAGGTGATAAGACGTTACCGCAGTTTTATATTAGCGCTAACCCTTTTCGGTGCGACTGTACAATGAAATGGCTTTTACTCATAAATTCCGTTACTTCCCGACAATACCCATTCGTGATGGATTTAAATAATGTCGTATGTAAAGAATCTTACGTTCGTGGTGTCAAAAATCAACCCGTTAGTACTTTACATGTAAAAGATTTCCTTTGTAAATTTGACAGCCATTGTCCAGATGATTGTAATTGTTGTGATTTTACGTTTTGCAATTGCAAAGCCGTTTGTCCGCATGACTGTTCTTGTTATCATGATTCGACAAAGTCGACGAATGTTGTAGATTGTTCTGCGAAGCAATCTGATATGGTACCTCGTGACATTCCATCAGCCGCGACTCATATTTACTTAGACGGTAATTCTTATAAAGAACTTAATGAGACTTTGTTTGAACTGATGCGAAGAGCTTTAGTTATTTATCTTAATTCGAGCAATATATTCACAATTCAAAACAACACATTTCGTGAACTAGGTGATCTAAGAATATTACATTtagataataacaaattaaaacgcCTACAGGGCCTTGAATTTtcaaaactaaataatttaaaagaactttatttacaaaacaacgTCATTGAGTTTATTTCGAACTTAACATTCACCTTTTTGGGTTCTTTAGAAGTTTTACGCCTGGACGGAAATAGACTCGTAAATTATGGCCTTTGGCATTTggacaataacaaaaaactacaaacgttGTATGTCGGTAATAACTTATGGTCctgtaattgtaaatatttacaagGATTCCTAACTTACATATCACAAAATGTTGAAAAAGTTATAGATATCCGTAGCTTATGGTGTTTAAATGAAAAGGCTAATTCACCGaagaaacaattaaatttaaatgtgacaGTATGTAGTGAAATCAGTGACAATTCAATGATGAGTGCGTTTTTTGTTTCCAACAATATACCATTATTGGCTTCGGTCCTTACCGGTTTCatgcttattttattaatattagttttaGTGTTCACGTTTAGATACGCCTGCAGAATGTGGTTGTACTCAAATTGCGGCATTAAGCTCTTTCCCCTCGCGGGCGCTCTTAACGATGCTGATAAGCTTTACGACGCTTATATTTGCTATAGCCCAAAAGACGAAGAATTCGTTATAGAATCTTTAGCGCGGGAGCTCGAGAATGGTTATCCGTCGTACCATCTATGTTTACATTATAGAGACGTTCCACAATTTGAAGCGACGTACGCTCAGTTTCCTGACTTAGTTGTCGAAGCGACCGATGCCTCGAGGCGTATAATAGTTGTTCTGACAAAGAACTTTATCTTAACGGAATGGTCTCAGATTGAATTCCGACAAGCTTTACAGCGAGCGCTTCGTAAGACTccacataaattaataattgtctccGTAGGGCTCGCACCGCGAGATCCGGAGTTGAAGTCATATTTAAAAACGGGTTTAGAAATAACGTGGAAAGAGAAACGTTTTTGGGAAAGGTTACGGTACGCGATGCCGTCGTCTAAGCGGCGCGGTCACAAGTTGAAAAGACTCAATTACGGAAGGAATTCCAATACGTACACAATGGACGCATCGGTATTAAACAGCACTTGTCAAACGCTGTGCGGCAAGTCTGCGAATTCCGCCGAACGCTCGCCGTGCGATCGCCCGTTATCCGAGCACATATACTCCACAATAGATTCTGATTATTCCTCTAATGATTTCCAAGGCCGCCACAATCACCCACAATCTGTGGTTTTGCAACACACAGTCCAAACGTACCTGGTGTAAAGCATAGTTGTAAATAACAAAAGAACGATCTCATTTTGTAACGGTATCGGTAGGCATTTGTTGATCATGTCGCTTTGTtgtgaaaggagaatgcccatttttggtactggtttttctcatgcatcaagacaacaatactattaaaaaaatctcggcaatttagaggacttcttaccatcggaaaatatattttgaacagggaatgttttgtaaaatctaataagacatgtaattgtttagatccgttattataaatttagtgtgcattaccgtttacatttttggtacaggtttttctcatgcatcaagataacaatactatttaaaaaaatctcggcaatttagaggccttcttactatcggaaaatattatattttgatcagggaatgttttttaaaatctaataagacatgtaattgtttagatccgttaccatagatttagtatccattaccggttaccacggtaaccgagcaactattatgac
This region includes:
- the LOC123696997 gene encoding toll-like receptor 7 encodes the protein MDKVRFKMIISVIFFCLVMGAALTGAPDAADACVRVAGKNGVECNVRTLSSDRDVVGSMHSDGAEQLAVHCGSELLESTLKDHQFSKMKDLAEITISNCKILRLPGNVFEGLRGLKSLQLRTMNNEWGYNKEMEMSFGAFNGLRELHTLDLGHNNIRKIPSDLFCALENIISLNLTRNKIKFVDELGFGHKCGSTLQTIDLSYNDIMSLPADSEILHLRRLTQLYLQNNKISELPAGVFSDLLSLKVVNLSDNAINYLPEGLFQNTREIREIYMRNNELEILPKRIFNRLDQLLVLDLSVNKLRGDHIEDETFGGLIRLIVLDLSHNAIARISQNMFKDLFFLQNLNLINNSIGYIEDNAFSPLFNLHTLNLGLNKLRTIEDHMFNGLFILNKLNLNNNLLAYVSENAFKNCSDLKELDLSSNKLTNVPQAILQLPFLKSLDLGENLLTEITNSSFQNLSQLTGLRLIENQIGNLTAGMFWGMPSLQVLNLAKNKIQSIGTETFQRNSQLEAVRLDGNFISDINGVFVSLTKLLWLNLSENHLVWFDYAFVPPNLKWLDIHANFIEILGNYYKIQSELRVKTLDASHNRIVALSAMSIPNSIELLFVNNNEITTIEPDTFVDKTNLTRVDMYANKIETLDANSLRIARLGDKTLPQFYISANPFRCDCTMKWLLLINSVTSRQYPFVMDLNNVVCKESYVRGVKNQPVSTLHVKDFLCKFDSHCPDDCNCCDFTFCNCKAVCPHDCSCYHDSTKSTNVVDCSAKQSDMVPRDIPSAATHIYLDGNSYKELNETLFELMRRALVIYLNSSNIFTIQNNTFRELGDLRILHLDNNKLKRLQGLEFSKLNNLKELYLQNNVIEFISNLTFTFLGSLEVLRLDGNRLVNYGLWHLDNNKKLQTLYVGNNLWSCNCKYLQGFLTYISQNVEKVIDIRSLWCLNEKANSPKKQLNLNVTVCSEISDNSMMSAFFVSNNIPLLASVLTGFMLILLILVLVFTFRYACRMWLYSNCGIKLFPLAGALNDADKLYDAYICYSPKDEEFVIESLARELENGYPSYHLCLHYRDVPQFEATYAQFPDLVVEATDASRRIIVVLTKNFILTEWSQIEFRQALQRALRKTPHKLIIVSVGLAPRDPELKSYLKTGLEITWKEKRFWERLRYAMPSSKRRGHKLKRLNYGRNSNTYTMDASVLNSTCQTLCGKSANSAERSPCDRPLSEHIYSTIDSDYSSNDFQGRHNHPQSVVLQHTVQTYLV